The Nymphalis io chromosome 14, ilAglIoxx1.1, whole genome shotgun sequence genome has a segment encoding these proteins:
- the LOC126773145 gene encoding ubiquitin-like modifier-activating enzyme ATG7 yields the protein MSTSDEKQDIIQYVPFMSFVHPSFWHSLTEMKLNVDKLNESTKQIYGRYSYRDDIVSVFEVDGTSFNKDPETEFHYINVTGTLMNKNTIEDFKNIDKASLINSVGEIMRANIQMKAWIDNPNSLLNFFILSFADLKKFHYYYWFAFPAPSQPIVCLKEKCKNISTCFNEKQIKDISQSYQLLEISQKCFFAIVKDDDTYIVVTLSKILDKNRNMDEESNIDVTNTFFAFADHSNGENPGWPLRIFLAALLEYCPDLSKRIIQVIGIRCNKNGAVNNSQIYSITVPETFQTPQNVGWVGWERNERGNFGPKLANMSASMDPVKLADTSSDLNIKLMKWRLVPDLDVNIMKETKCLLLGAGTLGCHVARDLLAWGFRHITFIDSGKVSFSNPTRQVLFNYQDCLNGGRRKSEAAADNLKLILPTVHSKGLVLHIPMPGHPIGEALKDETVTNVELLTEAIKVHDVIFLLLDTREARWLPSLISAHYGKITINAALGFDSYLVMRHGISSILEETSMNSSFVAGDQLGCYFCNDVTAPGNSLKDRTLDQQCTVSRAGAAAIAAALAVELLVGMLQHPLRVKAPAVYNLTDEELDPKLQGVLGPIPHSIRGFLHSYQTVLPTCTKFKQCIACSEVVIDKYKEEGLDFLMKVFNSGTYLEEVTGLSELQLTAEMTEILTLSDEDQETPSI from the exons ggACCCAGAGACAGAGTTCCACTATATCAATGTTACTGGGActctaatgaataaaaatacaatagaaGACTTCAAAAACATTGACAAAGCATCATTAATCAATAGTGTTGGGGAGATTATGAGAGCCAATATACAGATGAAGGCTTGGATAGATAATCCTAATAGcttattaaactttttcataCTTTCATTTGCT GATCTCAAAAAGTTTCATTATTACTACTGGTTTGCATTTCCTGCACCAAGCCAACCTATTGTGTgcttaaaagaaaaatgtaaaaacataaGCACTTGTTTCAATGAGAAACAGATAAAAGATATTTCACAGAGCTATCAACTTCTAGAGATATCACAGAAATGTTTCTTTGCAATTGTTAAGGATGATGACACATACATCGTTGTGACCCTTTCAAAGATCTTagataaaaacagaaatatggACGAAGAGTCAAATATTGATGTAACTAACACATTTTTCGCATTTGCCGATCACAGTAATGGCGAAAATCCTGGCTGGCCACTGAGAATTTTTTTGGCAGCTTTACTTGAATATTGTCCAGATTTAAGTAAAAGGATCATTCAAGTTATTGGAATTAGGTGCAACAAAAATGGTGCAGTTAATAATAGTCAGATTTATAGCATAACAGTACCTGAG ACATTCCAGACCCCTCAAAATGTGGGTTGGGTTGGTTGGGAGCGAAATGAAAGGGGTAACTTTGGACCAAAACTTGCCAATATGTCTGCATCAATGGATCCTGTGAA atTAGCAGATACATCTTCTGatcttaatataaagttaatgaAATGGCGCCTTGTTCCTGATCTTGATGTGAATATTATGAAggaaacaaaatgtttattgcTCGGAGCTGGTACTCTGGGCTGTCATGTGGCAAGAGATCTTTTA gcTTGGGGATTTCGTCATATAACTTTTATAGATAGCGGCAAAGTGTCATTTTCGAATCCGACTCGTCaagtactttttaattatcaagATTGTCTTAATGGTGGTAGAAGAAAGTCGGAAGCAGCAGctgataatttaaaacttatccTACCAACTGTG CATAGTAAAGGCCTAGTTCTTCACATTCCTATGCCTGGTCATCCAATAGGCGAGGCTCTTAAAGATGAGACCGTTACCAACGTCGAACTTTTGACTGAAGCTATAAAAGTCCATGATGTGATTTTCCTCCTTCTGGACACAAGAGAAGCGAGATGGTTACCGTCGCTTATATCCGCACACTATGGCaag atAACAATAAATGCGGCGCTCGGTTTCGACAGTTATTTGGTAATGCGGCACGGAATTAGTTCAATTCTAGAAGAAACTTCAATGAACAGCTCGTTTGTGGCTGGAGATCAACTCGGATGTTACTTCTGCAATGACGTCACGGCACCTGGAAAC TCGCTGAAGGACCGCACCCTAGACCAGCAGTGCACGGTGAGCCGCGCCGGCGCCGCCGCCATCGCCGCCGCGCTCGCCGTCGAGCTGCTCGTGGGAATGCTGCAGCACCCGCTACG AGTTAAAGCTCCAGCTGTATATAACCTAACTGACGAAGAACTCGACCCAAAGCTTCAAGGCGTCCTCGGCCCGATACCTCATTCGATCCGCGGCTTTCTTCATTCGTACCAAACGGTGCTACCAACGTGCACCAAATTCAAACAGTGTATCGCGTGTTCTGAAGTAGTAATAGACAAATATAAAGAAGAAGGCTTAGACTTTTTGATGAAAGTTTTCAATAGCGGAACATATTTGGAGGAAGTTACGGGTTTATCTGAACTGCAATTGACGGCGGAAATGACTgag aTACTAACATTATCTGACGAAGATCAAGAAACTCCAAGCATATAA